A window from Thiosulfatimonas sediminis encodes these proteins:
- a CDS encoding copper chaperone PCu(A)C: MKVSALSTLTLGCLISWQTAFAATVAESIEIENPYVRMVPPGAPATAAFMTIKNTDAKDHAVVSAKGYVNQITELHTHIHDNGVMRMRQVKQIELPAGQDTDLQPGGLHVMLINLNEPIKEGQKYRVDLTFDDGSTKTIEAVGKPIVPMGMGMTNGMGNGMKCGGAMMSGETTAMQGQLTNGRNVNPMQLVMHANPAFPNLTGIAVKNAAELGLNAEQVKSLKAWAASNGDAMQQMFKQVSMMEKDLIQDALAGQSKADLMAKFQQTLDLRSEIAAKKIDCRDNMQKILTKEQFEKLASIYPMM, encoded by the coding sequence ATGAAAGTATCCGCACTCAGCACTCTCACGCTTGGTTGTTTGATCAGCTGGCAAACGGCTTTTGCCGCGACCGTGGCCGAATCCATTGAAATCGAAAATCCGTATGTGCGCATGGTGCCGCCCGGAGCACCGGCCACGGCGGCATTTATGACCATTAAAAACACCGACGCTAAAGACCATGCGGTGGTTTCGGCAAAAGGTTATGTCAACCAAATTACCGAACTGCACACGCATATTCACGACAACGGTGTGATGCGCATGCGTCAGGTTAAGCAAATCGAGCTACCGGCAGGTCAAGACACCGATCTACAACCGGGCGGTTTGCATGTGATGCTCATCAACCTCAACGAGCCGATAAAAGAAGGACAAAAATACCGTGTTGACCTCACCTTTGATGACGGTTCAACCAAAACCATTGAAGCGGTCGGCAAACCGATTGTGCCGATGGGAATGGGGATGACAAATGGCATGGGCAACGGCATGAAATGCGGCGGCGCCATGATGTCTGGCGAGACAACCGCCATGCAAGGGCAGCTAACGAACGGCCGCAATGTCAACCCGATGCAACTGGTGATGCACGCGAACCCAGCATTTCCAAACCTAACAGGCATCGCCGTTAAAAACGCCGCAGAACTGGGGCTTAACGCCGAGCAAGTTAAAAGCCTAAAAGCGTGGGCTGCATCCAATGGCGATGCCATGCAACAAATGTTCAAGCAAGTTAGCATGATGGAAAAAGATTTAATTCAAGACGCTCTTGCCGGACAGTCTAAAGCGGATCTGATGGCAAAATTCCAACAAACGTTGGATCTGCGCAGTGAAATCGCCGCGAAAAAAATCGACTGTCGCGACAATATGCAAAAAATTCTGACAAAAGAACAGTTTGAAAAACTCGCCTCCATCTACCCGATGA
- a CDS encoding inorganic phosphate transporter: MEFRDINELENATSRGRKEMFRFGTALLFIVLIILFTANMQTGTGVISVELVIAAMIGGYMALNIGANDVANNVGPAVGSTALTLTGAIIIAAIFETAGALIAGGDVVNTISKGIISPDLIGDADTFIWLMMAALLAGAIWLNIATAMGAPVSTTHSIVGGVLGAGIAAAGWGVANWNTMGAIAASWVISPVIGGVIAAAFLMWIKKAITYQDDMLSAAIKVVPLMIAIMAWAFSTYLIMKGLKKVWKVDFIYAMLIGLAIASALYLLIKPMIARQAARLENSKASINTLFTMPLIFAAALLSFAHGANDVANAVGPLAAINDALQSHEVSLKAEIPLWIMVIGAVGISLGLMLFGPKLIRTVGSEITELDQMRAFTIAMAAAITVIVASQLGLPVSSTHIAVGAIFGVGFLREYLKRSYAKAIQEIKDHHQGSDEKQVNAFINNFSKANVPQKKIMLAQLKEHKAGIDLTKKERKSLNKVYQKELVKRSAFLKIVAAWIITVPASATLAAILFFTIRGMMVQG, encoded by the coding sequence ATGGAATTTCGTGACATTAACGAACTGGAAAACGCCACCAGTCGAGGCCGTAAAGAGATGTTCCGTTTTGGAACGGCTTTACTTTTCATTGTTCTAATTATTCTCTTTACCGCCAATATGCAAACTGGCACAGGGGTTATCAGTGTCGAACTGGTCATCGCTGCGATGATTGGTGGCTATATGGCGTTGAATATCGGTGCCAATGATGTTGCCAACAATGTTGGCCCAGCGGTTGGCTCGACGGCATTGACCCTCACTGGCGCGATTATCATTGCCGCCATTTTTGAAACCGCTGGGGCGCTCATTGCCGGTGGCGATGTGGTCAATACCATCAGTAAAGGCATTATCTCGCCAGACCTGATTGGCGATGCCGATACCTTTATTTGGTTGATGATGGCCGCGCTTTTGGCTGGCGCCATTTGGTTAAACATCGCAACAGCAATGGGCGCTCCGGTCTCGACCACGCACTCAATTGTTGGCGGAGTCTTGGGCGCAGGGATTGCTGCGGCCGGCTGGGGTGTTGCCAATTGGAATACCATGGGAGCAATTGCGGCCAGTTGGGTTATCTCTCCGGTTATCGGCGGCGTGATTGCGGCGGCTTTCTTAATGTGGATAAAGAAAGCCATCACCTATCAGGATGATATGCTCAGCGCAGCAATCAAAGTAGTGCCTTTAATGATTGCAATTATGGCATGGGCTTTCTCAACCTACCTGATTATGAAAGGACTCAAAAAAGTATGGAAAGTGGATTTTATCTACGCCATGCTGATCGGGTTGGCGATTGCCAGTGCTCTTTACCTGTTGATCAAACCGATGATTGCCCGTCAAGCAGCACGTTTAGAAAACAGTAAAGCCAGCATCAATACCCTATTTACCATGCCACTGATATTTGCCGCTGCGCTGCTCAGTTTTGCGCATGGCGCGAATGATGTCGCCAATGCGGTCGGCCCTTTGGCGGCGATTAACGATGCGCTACAAAGCCATGAAGTCTCTCTCAAAGCGGAAATTCCGTTATGGATTATGGTCATTGGTGCGGTGGGGATTTCCCTTGGTCTGATGCTGTTTGGCCCGAAATTGATTCGCACAGTCGGCTCGGAAATCACTGAACTGGATCAAATGCGCGCTTTTACCATCGCCATGGCAGCGGCCATTACCGTTATCGTTGCCTCGCAACTTGGTCTACCAGTCAGCTCAACGCACATTGCTGTCGGTGCGATTTTCGGGGTCGGTTTCTTACGCGAATACTTGAAACGCAGCTATGCTAAAGCGATTCAAGAAATCAAAGACCACCACCAAGGCAGTGACGAAAAACAAGTAAATGCCTTTATTAACAACTTCTCTAAGGCGAATGTGCCGCAAAAGAAGATTATGTTAGCGCAGTTAAAAGAGCACAAAGCCGGAATTGACCTCACCAAGAAAGAGCGCAAATCGCTCAACAAGGTTTACCAAAAAGAGTTGGTCAAACGCTCCGCATTCCTAAAAATTGTGGCCGCTTGGATCATTACCGTACCGGCTTCTGCGACCTTAGCCGCGATTTTGTTCTTCACCATTCGTGGGATGATGGTTCAAGGATAA
- a CDS encoding PstS family phosphate ABC transporter substrate-binding protein produces MKKTGLILAMGIAAAAFAPVNAYATSELPVYEKVSGVSGNLSSVGSDTLANLMTLWAEEFKRTYPNVNIQIQAAGSSTAPPALTESTSNIGPMSRMMKDKEIAMFEKKHGYKPTPVAVAIDALAVYVHKDNPIEGLSIPQVDAIFSSTRKCGAKDDIANWGQAGVSGDLADKSIQIYGRNSVSGTYGYYKKKALCKGDFKSSVNEQPGSASVVQSVSASLNGIGYSGIGYKTAGVKALPLAKKEGGEFVAATPENAVKGTYPLSRLLYVYVNKAPNKPIEPVVGEFLKLVLSKKGQEDVVKDGYIALPKAVVEKELAKLK; encoded by the coding sequence ATGAAAAAAACTGGTCTTATTTTAGCCATGGGCATCGCTGCAGCGGCATTTGCTCCGGTCAACGCTTATGCAACGAGCGAACTTCCCGTTTACGAAAAAGTTTCCGGTGTTTCGGGTAATTTGTCGTCCGTTGGTTCAGACACCTTAGCCAACTTAATGACGCTATGGGCTGAGGAGTTTAAACGCACCTATCCAAACGTGAACATTCAAATTCAAGCGGCCGGTTCTTCAACGGCTCCTCCGGCGTTGACTGAGTCAACCTCCAATATCGGCCCGATGAGTCGAATGATGAAAGACAAAGAAATCGCGATGTTTGAAAAGAAGCACGGTTATAAGCCAACCCCAGTTGCGGTTGCAATCGATGCGCTTGCGGTTTATGTCCACAAAGATAATCCAATTGAAGGCTTGAGCATTCCACAAGTCGATGCGATTTTTTCGTCAACCCGTAAATGCGGTGCTAAAGATGATATTGCTAATTGGGGCCAAGCCGGTGTGAGTGGTGATTTAGCGGATAAATCGATTCAAATTTACGGGCGTAATTCGGTTTCCGGAACTTATGGTTATTACAAGAAAAAAGCACTTTGTAAAGGCGATTTTAAGTCATCGGTAAATGAGCAACCGGGTTCAGCTTCAGTGGTTCAATCGGTTTCAGCATCGTTAAATGGTATCGGTTATTCGGGCATTGGTTACAAAACCGCCGGTGTTAAAGCGCTTCCGTTAGCGAAGAAAGAAGGTGGCGAGTTTGTTGCGGCGACGCCAGAAAATGCGGTGAAAGGTACTTACCCATTGTCACGTCTGTTGTATGTTTACGTCAACAAAGCACCGAATAAGCCGATTGAGCCGGTGGTGGGCGAGTTTTTAAAATTGGTTTTGTCTAAGAAAGGCCAAGAAGATGTGGTTAAAGATGGCTACATTGCGTTACCAAAAGCGGTGGTAGAAAAAGAGTTAGCGAAACTAAAATAA
- a CDS encoding 2Fe-2S iron-sulfur cluster-binding protein, with translation MSKITVIGQGECEFDGQFSMLEALDESGFDMPYSCRGGNCGACAVKLISGKVEEIQSPIYEPNDDEILTCSCIPMGDVVLEIP, from the coding sequence ATGTCAAAAATCACCGTTATCGGCCAAGGGGAATGCGAATTCGACGGTCAATTTTCGATGCTGGAAGCACTGGATGAAAGCGGTTTCGATATGCCATACAGCTGTCGTGGTGGCAACTGCGGTGCCTGTGCAGTAAAGCTGATTTCGGGTAAAGTCGAAGAAATCCAATCACCCATCTATGAACCCAACGACGATGAAATTCTTACCTGCAGCTGTATCCCAATGGGCGATGTGGTGCTAGAAATTCCTTAA
- a CDS encoding ion transporter codes for MQSLQMKAEQLVEASWFGKFIIYVILFNALILGLQTSKSIDSETIALLDWFDRICLSIFVIEIGLKLVAYRGQFFKNGWNNFDFLIVAVSLIPASGDLAVLRALRILRLLRLVNAVPSMRRVVSGMLHSIPGVFSVGGLLAILFYIGAVMSTSLFGDKFPEWFGDIAKSMYTLFQIMTFESWSMGIVRPVMEVYPYSWLFFIPFIVLTSFTVLNLFIGIIIDAMNEAKEEETHAQAHEQSNYENINQMRTQMEQLQAKLDKILENQNRS; via the coding sequence ATGCAGTCATTACAAATGAAGGCCGAACAGCTCGTCGAGGCGAGTTGGTTTGGTAAGTTTATTATCTATGTCATTTTATTTAACGCGCTGATTTTGGGGTTACAAACGTCTAAAAGCATCGACAGTGAAACCATCGCGTTATTGGATTGGTTTGATCGAATTTGTTTAAGTATTTTCGTGATTGAAATCGGTCTGAAATTGGTCGCTTATCGCGGCCAGTTCTTCAAAAACGGTTGGAATAACTTCGATTTTCTAATTGTTGCCGTTTCGCTGATTCCTGCCAGTGGTGATTTGGCGGTTCTGCGTGCGTTACGTATTTTGCGACTGCTGCGTTTGGTCAATGCGGTACCGAGCATGCGCCGTGTGGTCAGTGGGATGTTGCACTCGATTCCGGGAGTGTTCTCGGTCGGTGGCTTATTGGCGATTTTGTTCTATATTGGCGCGGTAATGAGTACTTCGCTGTTTGGCGATAAATTCCCCGAATGGTTTGGCGACATTGCGAAGAGTATGTACACCTTGTTCCAGATTATGACCTTTGAGTCTTGGTCGATGGGCATTGTTCGTCCGGTGATGGAGGTTTATCCGTATTCTTGGCTGTTCTTTATTCCGTTTATTGTGCTGACCTCTTTTACGGTATTGAACTTATTTATCGGGATTATTATTGATGCGATGAACGAAGCCAAAGAAGAAGAGACGCACGCGCAAGCGCATGAGCAGAGCAATTACGAAAACATAAATCAAATGCGTACACAGATGGAACAGTTGCAAGCCAAATTGGATAAGATTTTGGAAAATCAAAACCGCTCTTAA
- a CDS encoding DsrE family protein, protein MRLLTPLLATLLAASFTLQSGQIFAAETASGAFKLKPVPELQDPVSERFPGDPAEHKAVYMWNKHDAEYQTGILNSIQAMIKKYGDNVEIAVVAIGPGLHVLAKEPKREVDQLIYDRVKGFAKDYKVRWIACGNTMNTIHWEHSDMREFAEYSEVGAAALMELQEEGYKLLVW, encoded by the coding sequence ATGCGCTTACTCACCCCATTACTCGCTACGCTGCTTGCCGCAAGTTTCACTTTACAAAGCGGTCAAATCTTCGCGGCGGAAACTGCCTCTGGGGCATTCAAACTTAAACCTGTTCCAGAACTGCAAGACCCGGTCAGCGAACGTTTTCCGGGCGATCCGGCCGAGCATAAAGCGGTGTATATGTGGAACAAACACGATGCGGAATATCAAACCGGCATCTTAAACTCGATTCAGGCGATGATTAAAAAGTACGGCGACAATGTCGAAATCGCCGTGGTTGCTATAGGTCCGGGGCTGCATGTGCTGGCAAAAGAACCCAAACGCGAGGTCGATCAACTGATTTACGACCGAGTGAAAGGTTTTGCTAAAGATTACAAGGTGCGCTGGATTGCCTGCGGCAACACCATGAACACCATTCACTGGGAGCATTCCGATATGCGCGAATTTGCCGAATACTCCGAAGTTGGCGCGGCCGCTTTGATGGAACTGCAAGAAGAAGGCTACAAACTATTGGTGTGGTAG
- a CDS encoding BolA family protein yields MDLQKQIEQAINENFSVAFMQLDNESHMHAGPASDSHFKLTLVTSDFDMLSRVKRQQAVYRALVDLMPQFHALALHTYTPQEWQEKSGVIPASPKCGGGH; encoded by the coding sequence ATGGATTTACAAAAGCAAATTGAACAAGCGATTAACGAGAACTTTTCGGTCGCTTTCATGCAACTGGATAACGAGAGCCATATGCACGCCGGTCCAGCAAGTGATTCGCATTTTAAATTGACCTTGGTGACCTCGGATTTTGATATGTTAAGCCGAGTTAAACGCCAACAAGCGGTGTACCGCGCTTTGGTTGATTTAATGCCGCAGTTTCATGCGTTGGCTTTGCACACTTATACGCCACAAGAGTGGCAAGAGAAAAGCGGTGTGATTCCGGCATCACCCAAATGCGGCGGCGGACATTAA
- a CDS encoding symmetrical bis(5'-nucleosyl)-tetraphosphatase, with the protein MSTYVIGDLQGCFDELQTLLVAIDYQPQTDHLWFVGDLINRGPKSLECLRFVKQLCEQGKAQTVLGNHDFHLLAVYAGLERFLSESDTINPILQAPDVDDLIDWLRKQPLMIQHPREKAVLVHAGIPPQWTINQALHYAEEARQPLLSEDWQTFVREHLFGSDDKSWQPMMNGWPRIRYIINAFARMRYCDKFGTLDFKQKDNPSRAEKIQGFKPWFKFKKRQNLGTEIFFGHWSTLGMLDDYDVHATDTGCLWGGHLTAYHLEGKRRICIKCTQKQAPKN; encoded by the coding sequence ATGAGTACCTATGTTATCGGCGACCTGCAAGGCTGCTTTGACGAACTGCAAACCCTTTTAGTCGCGATTGATTATCAACCCCAAACCGACCACTTATGGTTTGTGGGCGACCTGATTAATCGAGGCCCGAAATCACTGGAGTGCCTGCGTTTTGTCAAACAACTGTGCGAACAGGGAAAGGCGCAAACCGTTTTAGGCAATCACGATTTTCATCTGCTGGCGGTGTACGCCGGCTTAGAGCGCTTTCTTAGTGAATCCGACACCATCAATCCGATTTTACAAGCGCCTGATGTGGATGACTTAATCGACTGGCTCCGCAAGCAACCGTTAATGATTCAGCATCCACGAGAAAAAGCCGTGCTGGTGCACGCCGGCATTCCTCCGCAATGGACCATCAATCAAGCGTTACATTACGCCGAAGAAGCGCGCCAGCCACTGCTTTCTGAGGACTGGCAAACCTTTGTACGCGAGCATCTATTTGGCTCAGACGATAAAAGTTGGCAACCGATGATGAACGGCTGGCCGCGGATTCGTTACATCATTAATGCCTTTGCGCGAATGCGTTACTGCGATAAATTTGGCACTTTGGATTTTAAACAGAAAGATAACCCAAGCCGCGCAGAGAAAATCCAAGGCTTTAAACCATGGTTTAAATTCAAAAAACGCCAAAACTTAGGGACGGAAATCTTTTTTGGACACTGGTCAACCCTAGGCATGCTCGACGATTACGATGTCCATGCCACCGATACCGGCTGCCTTTGGGGTGGACATTTAACCGCCTATCATCTGGAGGGAAAACGTCGTATCTGCATTAAATGTACTCAAAAACAGGCCCCAAAGAATTAA
- the rsmA gene encoding 16S rRNA (adenine(1518)-N(6)/adenine(1519)-N(6))-dimethyltransferase RsmA, which translates to MARETQHARSAKNRGKNSGHQHKKQFGQNFLNNNQIIDRIVAAIRPQADDHMIEIGPGEAALTDPVIRIVKHLDIIEIDNDLIPQLKIKFASLPAFHLHHTDALRFDYAELLHTSDEQVRVVGNLPYNISSPLMFHLLKYAANITDMHFMLQKEVVERICAQPGGRQFGRLSVMMQYYCKTENLFDVGPENFTPAPKVDSAIVRLLPFKNKPLIADDEALFERFVRQCFTLKRKTLRNNLKGWLNEEQIEACGISASARSETLAVADFVKLCNYYRQHAPE; encoded by the coding sequence ATGGCCAGAGAAACACAACACGCCCGCTCAGCAAAAAATCGCGGTAAAAACAGCGGCCATCAGCATAAAAAGCAGTTTGGGCAAAATTTTCTGAATAACAATCAGATCATCGACCGAATTGTTGCTGCAATCCGCCCGCAAGCGGATGACCACATGATTGAAATCGGTCCTGGCGAAGCCGCACTGACAGACCCGGTTATCCGAATTGTAAAACATCTGGATATTATCGAAATCGACAATGATTTAATTCCGCAGCTAAAAATCAAGTTCGCCTCTCTTCCGGCCTTTCACCTTCATCACACGGATGCGCTGCGTTTTGACTACGCCGAACTGCTGCATACCAGCGACGAACAAGTCCGCGTAGTTGGCAATTTGCCCTACAACATCTCCAGTCCGCTCATGTTTCATCTACTCAAATATGCAGCAAACATCACCGATATGCATTTTATGCTGCAAAAAGAGGTGGTCGAACGCATCTGCGCGCAACCTGGAGGACGCCAGTTTGGGCGTTTAAGCGTGATGATGCAGTACTACTGCAAAACCGAAAATCTATTTGATGTCGGGCCAGAAAACTTCACCCCTGCGCCGAAAGTCGATTCCGCAATTGTTCGTCTATTGCCCTTCAAAAATAAGCCTCTGATTGCTGACGATGAAGCCCTATTTGAACGTTTTGTACGCCAATGTTTTACCTTAAAGCGAAAGACGCTGCGCAATAACCTAAAGGGCTGGTTAAATGAGGAACAGATCGAAGCCTGCGGGATTTCAGCCAGCGCTCGTTCAGAAACCCTTGCGGTCGCCGACTTTGTTAAACTGTGTAATTATTATCGGCAACACGCCCCAGAATAA
- the pdxA gene encoding 4-hydroxythreonine-4-phosphate dehydrogenase PdxA, with protein MTARFVITSGEPAGIGPDLVLALAQQDWPVQLVILADKGLLEERAKMLGLEVDFIDYDRFAKVRPSRAGEMFIEPIALPQAVELGKLNPVNASYVIRMLKRAIKGCMNQEFAAMVTGPIHKGVINDAGLKFSGHTEMLAEQSHSKQVVMMLATPGLRVALVTTHLPLKDVPEAITPELLKDILTITNDSLSTQFGIDKPRILVTGLNPHAGESGHMGREEIDVINPVLQQMANAGMNVHGPYPADTLFTPKYLQQADAVVAMYHDQGLPVLKHMGFGNAVNITLGLPFVRTSVDHGTALDLAGSGKADVGSFRYAIDVAIQMTGQE; from the coding sequence ATGACCGCACGATTTGTCATCACCTCCGGCGAACCTGCTGGAATTGGCCCAGATTTAGTTTTGGCGTTGGCACAACAAGATTGGCCAGTGCAATTAGTAATACTTGCGGATAAAGGTTTACTTGAAGAACGCGCGAAGATGCTCGGCTTAGAAGTGGATTTTATCGACTATGACCGTTTTGCTAAGGTGCGGCCTAGTCGCGCAGGGGAAATGTTCATTGAACCGATTGCCCTACCGCAAGCCGTGGAATTAGGCAAACTCAATCCGGTCAATGCCAGCTATGTTATCCGTATGCTTAAACGCGCCATCAAAGGCTGTATGAACCAAGAATTTGCTGCGATGGTCACTGGTCCGATTCACAAAGGCGTTATCAACGACGCTGGGCTAAAATTCAGTGGTCACACGGAAATGCTGGCCGAGCAGAGCCATAGCAAACAAGTGGTCATGATGCTGGCCACGCCCGGATTACGGGTCGCTTTAGTGACCACGCACTTGCCGTTAAAAGACGTTCCGGAAGCCATTACGCCAGAACTTTTAAAGGATATTCTGACCATTACCAACGACTCGCTCAGTACTCAGTTTGGCATAGACAAGCCGCGTATTTTAGTCACTGGGCTCAATCCGCACGCTGGCGAAAGCGGCCATATGGGACGAGAAGAAATTGATGTGATTAATCCTGTCTTACAACAGATGGCTAATGCCGGCATGAATGTACACGGGCCCTATCCAGCCGACACCTTATTTACCCCAAAATACCTACAACAAGCCGATGCCGTTGTTGCGATGTACCACGACCAAGGACTCCCTGTCCTAAAACACATGGGGTTTGGTAATGCGGTCAATATCACTCTTGGACTGCCATTTGTGCGCACCTCGGTAGACCATGGCACCGCATTAGATTTAGCCGGTAGCGGCAAAGCCGATGTCGGCAGTTTTCGCTACGCGATTGACGTCGCCATACAAATGACCGGACAGGAATAA
- a CDS encoding peptidylprolyl isomerase, which translates to MKPILRATLVSALSLAAFLPLNSFAASPNSANNGVLVDRIVAVVDDRIILKSELNSRLLEKSDELAQQNIPVSDVEALREQVLESLITEAVQLSRAELTGLQVSDQELNEQMEKIAAGNKLSLLELRNRLNIEVDNGFNKLRDKIKTQMLIQKLRQREVISRVQVTESEIENYLKRKTLANKYREINLRHILVALPESATQQQRQQALQKINEIRQRALNGEDFTQLAVRYSNGSRALDGGDLGWMSDSQVPTFFAKQVNNMNLGDISDVIQSPSGFHLIQIADQRQAGTQKVDQYHLFRFLVLSDGAQQQMQAPASIREAAANINSLDDFKALQQTFADIPETENANSDMGWRSSEELSPELQTRLAGLNVGQALDPVATQRGWLIYYLDGIRTVNEDADDKREEAAKAVQMRKANEMFDLWLRRLRDEAYVRIEL; encoded by the coding sequence ATGAAACCAATTCTTCGAGCCACCCTAGTTTCCGCCCTAAGCCTCGCCGCTTTTCTTCCGCTGAACAGTTTTGCCGCCAGCCCAAACAGCGCCAACAACGGTGTTTTGGTTGACCGCATTGTTGCCGTGGTAGATGATCGCATTATTCTCAAAAGCGAACTCAACAGCCGCCTACTGGAAAAATCCGATGAACTCGCGCAACAAAACATTCCGGTGAGCGATGTCGAAGCCTTGCGCGAGCAGGTATTGGAAAGCCTCATTACCGAAGCGGTCCAATTAAGCCGTGCAGAGTTAACCGGTTTACAAGTCTCAGACCAAGAACTTAACGAACAAATGGAGAAAATCGCAGCCGGAAATAAACTCAGTTTGCTCGAACTGCGCAATCGCCTCAACATTGAAGTCGACAACGGTTTTAATAAATTACGCGACAAAATCAAAACCCAAATGTTGATTCAAAAACTGCGTCAACGTGAAGTGATCAGCCGCGTTCAGGTAACAGAAAGCGAGATTGAAAATTATCTAAAACGCAAAACATTGGCAAACAAATACCGCGAAATCAATTTACGCCATATTTTAGTCGCCTTACCCGAATCGGCCACTCAACAACAGCGTCAACAAGCGCTGCAAAAAATCAATGAAATTCGTCAACGCGCCCTCAATGGCGAAGACTTCACCCAACTGGCAGTGCGTTATTCAAATGGCTCGCGCGCGCTGGATGGCGGAGATTTGGGGTGGATGAGTGATTCACAAGTTCCGACCTTTTTTGCCAAACAAGTCAATAACATGAATCTTGGCGACATCAGTGATGTCATTCAAAGCCCAAGCGGTTTTCATCTGATTCAAATTGCCGACCAGCGTCAAGCCGGCACGCAAAAAGTCGATCAGTATCATCTGTTCCGTTTCTTAGTACTCAGTGATGGTGCGCAACAACAAATGCAAGCGCCGGCATCGATTCGTGAAGCCGCCGCCAATATCAACAGTTTGGATGATTTTAAAGCGCTGCAACAAACCTTTGCCGACATTCCCGAAACTGAAAATGCCAATAGCGACATGGGCTGGCGCTCAAGCGAGGAACTCTCGCCAGAATTGCAAACGCGTTTAGCCGGCTTGAATGTGGGTCAAGCCTTAGACCCTGTCGCCACACAGCGCGGCTGGTTAATTTATTACCTAGACGGCATTCGTACTGTTAACGAAGATGCCGATGACAAGCGTGAAGAAGCGGCTAAAGCGGTACAGATGCGTAAAGCTAACGAAATGTTTGACCTCTGGTTACGTCGTCTACGCGACGAAGCCTATGTGCGCATCGAACTGTAA